One region of Helicobacter pylori genomic DNA includes:
- a CDS encoding ferritin, whose amino-acid sequence MLSKDIIKLLNEQVNKEMNSSNLYMSMSSWCYTHSLDGAGLFLFDHAAEEYEHAKKLIVFLNENNVPVQLTSISAPEHKFESLTQIFQKAYEHEQHISESINNIVDHAIKNKDHATFNFLQWYVSEQHEEEVLFKDILDKIELIGNENHGLYLADQYIKGIAKSRKS is encoded by the coding sequence ATGTTATCAAAAGACATCATTAAGTTGCTAAACGAACAAGTGAATAAGGAAATGAACTCTTCCAACTTGTATATGAGCATGAGTTCTTGGTGCTATACCCATAGCTTAGATGGCGCGGGGCTTTTCTTATTTGACCATGCGGCTGAAGAATACGAGCATGCTAAAAAGCTTATCGTCTTCTTGAATGAAAACAATGTGCCTGTGCAATTGACTAGCATCAGTGCGCCTGAGCATAAGTTTGAAAGTTTGACTCAAATTTTCCAAAAAGCCTATGAACATGAGCAACACATCAGCGAGTCTATTAACAATATCGTTGATCACGCCATAAAAAACAAAGATCATGCGACTTTCAATTTCTTGCAATGGTATGTGTCTGAACAGCATGAAGAAGAGGTGCTTTTCAAGGATATTTTGGATAAAATTGAGTTGATTGGTAATGAAAACCATGGCTTGTATTTGGCTGATCAGTATATCAAAGGGATCGCTAAAAGCAGGAAATCTTAA